TCCATCAAAATCGGCATTAAATGCAGCACACACTAAAGGGTGTAACTGAATAGCTTTTCCATCAATTAATACAGGATGAAAGGCTTGAATTGAAAGTTTGTGAAGCGTTGGAGCTCTGTTTAATAATACAGGATACTCATGTACGATTTCTGCTAAACATTCCCAAACTTCATTCGTTTCTGCTTCTATTAATCTTTTCGCAGCTTTTAATGTAGTTGCATAGCCTTTTTCTTCAAGTTTTGCCATTAAATGCGGTTTGAAAAGTTCAATTGCCATAACTTTTGGTAATCCACATTGATCCATGTTTAAAGAAGGACCAACAACAATTACAGAACGTCCAGAGAAATCCACTCGTTTACCAAGTAAATTCTGTCTAAATCGCCCTTGTTTACCTTTAATAATTTCAGATAAAGATTTTAAAGGTCTTTTATTAGCACCCTTAACAGCATTAGCCGTTTTACCATTATCAAATAATGCATCAACAGCTTCTTGTAACATTCTTCTTTCATTTCTAATAATGATTTCAGGTGCATCAAGTTCTGTTAATCGTTTAAGTCTGTTATTTCTGTTTATTACTCTTCTGTATAAATCATTTACATCAGAAACAGCAAATTTACCACCATCAAGTGCAACTAAAGGTCTTAAATCAGGCGGAAGAACTGGCAGTTGAGTAAATACCATCCATTCAGGTCTGTTTCCAGATTTAAGGAAGTTCTCAACCACTTTTAATCGTTTAATGATTGTTTTTCTTTTAGCTTCTGATTTAGTAGCTTTCATTTCTTCTTTTAATGTAATTAAAAGTTCAGATAAATCAAGGTTAGCAAGTAAATCACGAATAATTTCTCCACCCATTTTAGCTTCAAAACCAGTATGTTCAAATAAATCATATACCGTTCGGTATTGTTCTTCATTTAAAATATCGTATTTAGCTATTTTTTTAGTAGCATTATTATCGTAAAAAGATTCACCAGCAGAACTTACAATATAAGCTTCGTAGTATAATACTCTCTCTAAATCTTTTAATTTAACACCTAATAGTGTACCAATTCTAGTTGGTAAAGAACTTACCATCCAGATATGTGCAACAGGAGCTGCTAAATCAATATGACCCATTCGGTGACGTCTTACTTTAGAAGAAGTTACTTCAACCCCACATTTTTCACATACAACACCCTTGTATCGCATCTTTTTGTATTTACCACAAAGACATTCATAATCTTTAACAGGTCCAAAAATTTTAGCACAGAATAAACCATCACGTTCTGGTTTTAATGTTCTGTAGTTAATTGTTTCGGGTTTTTTAACTTCTCCAGAAGACCAAGAAAGAATTTTCTCTGGACTTGCTAGTTTAAGTTGAAAAGCAGAGAAATCAGTTGGTCTATCTAACTCTTTGATTTCAATAGGTTCTAAAATAATATCTTTTTTACTCATTGTTTTCTACCTCTTTAAATATTTCAACATCTAATCCAAGAGCTTTAAGCTCTTTAGTCAATACGAAGAATGTTTCAGGAACACCTGAAGGTGGAACATTTTCACCATTTGCAATAGCTCTATATGCTCGTGTACGACCTTCAACATCATCTGATTTAGTCGTTAACATTTCTTTAAGAACAGCTGTTGCTCCATATGCTTCAAGAGCCCAAACTTCCATCTCTCCAAATCTCTGACCACCAAATAAGGCTTTTCCACCTACTGGTTGTTGTGTTACTAGAGAGTAAGGTCCAGTTGATCGTGCATGTACTTTTTCATCCACCAAGTGATGCAGTTTAAGCATATACATATAACCCACATTAACTCGCTCTTTCATTTGATCACCCGTTTTACCATCAAATAATTCTGTTTTACCATCCGCATCAATTTTAGCTAATTCAAATAATTTATCAAATTCTGCTTGTTGAACTCCATCAAATACTTGAGATGCAAAACGAACACCTTTACACCAATCTCTACCATAATCGATTAATTCATCATCGCTTAAAGCATCCATGAATTTTTTACCATTCATAAGTTTAGCGATAGAAGCAATTGAAGTCATTTTAGCTCTTAAATCAACTATAAATTCTTCTTTTTTAGCATCAAATATTTCTTGAATTTGAGCTCCAAGTCTTTTACCAACTAAACCTAAGTGAACTTCTAGAATTTGTCCGATATTCATACGAGACGGAACACCTAATGGGTTAAGAATAATATCAACACCAGTACCATCTTTTAAGTAAGGCATATCAACTTCAGGAACAATATTAGAAACAATACCTTTGTTTCCATGTCGTCCTGCCATTTTATCCCCTACTTTAATTTTTCTTTTAGTTGCAACATAAACTTTTACTAATTTAATAACACCAGAAGCTAAAATATCATCGTGTTCGATAACAATTAATTTTTCTTCATGTTCTTCTCTTAGTTCAGTTTTTTGTTTAATAAAATGTTCTTTAATTGTATTGTAACGTTTTTCAACAGCGCCATCAAATGATGCTACTACTTTTTTCATAGCAAAACGGTTTACATTACCTAAAGCTTCAAGAGAAATTTTTGAACCTTTTTTATATTCTTTTTCATCTAATTCTAAATCTTTAGATAATAAGCTTTCTGCTAATAAACCATTGATTTTAAGAATTTCTTCTCTATCTAACATAAGAAGTTTATCATGATGTCTTAAATCAAGTTCCGCTTTTTCAGCTTCAATTTCAGCAACGGCTCTTTCATCTTTTTCGTATCCTTTTTTAGTGAATACTTTAACATCAACAACAGTTCCTTCCATAGAAGTAGAAGCATATAAAGATTTATTAATTACATGTCCTGCTTTTTCACCAAAGATTGCTCTTAATAGTCTTTCTTCAGGAGTTGGTTTGATTTCACCTTTAGGAGAAACTTTTCCAACCATAATCATTCCAGGTCTAATATATGTACCTACTTTAATGATTCCAGAACCATCTAAGTGAGTAATACTTTCTTCTTTAACACCAGGTAAATCTCTAGTGATTTCTTCATTTCCATGTTTTAACTCTCTACATTCTAATTCTTTTTCATAAATATGAATAGAAGTAAATGAATCTTCTTTAATAAGTTTTTGAGATAAAACAATAGCATCTTCATAGTTATAACCATTCCAAGGCATAAATGCAACCATAGCATTAACACCAACAGCTAATTCACCTCTGTCCATTGCAGGACCATCAGCAATAACTTGTCCAGCTTCTACTTTATCTCCAGCTTTAACAGATGTTCGTTGACCAAAAGAAGTATTATTATTTGTTCTTACATTTTTATGTACTTCATATCTATCAATAAAAGCACCATCTTCATCTTGACCAAGAACATAAATATTTTTAGAATCTGCTTTTTCTACAATACCAGGACGATCAGCTTTAATAGCTTCCCAAGCATCTCTACAAACAGTTTTTTCTAAACCCGTTCCAACTACAGGAGCATTAGGTCTTAATAATGGAACAGCTTGTCTCATCATATTTGATCCCATAAGTGCTCTATTGGCATCATCATGTTCTAAGAATGGAATTAATGAAGCAGCAACACCCATAACCATTTGAGAAGAAATATCAATTAAATCTACTTTTGATTTTTCAACCAATAAAATCTCACCATCTTGTCTAATTTCTACAAGATTTTCTAAAATTTTACCTTTATCATCCACTTTAGTAGAACCAGGTGCAATAAATAATCCCTCTTCTTGTGATGCTGTAAAATAAGTAATCTCATTCGTTACCATTCCATCAATTACTTTTTTATAAGGTGCTTCAATAAAACCTAAAGGATTTACTTTTGCAAAAGTAGCCAGAGTATTAATTAAACCAATATTTTGACCCTCAGGAGTCTCAACAGGACAGATTCTACCGTAGTGAGTAGGATGAACATCTCTTACTTCAAATCCAGCTCTCTCTTTAACAAGTCCACCTTCACCAAGTGCAGATAATCTTCTTTTATGAGTAACTTCTGATAATGGGTTTGTTTGATCCATAAATTGTGACAATTGTCCAGATGTAAAAAACTCAGTAATAGTAGAAGTAATCATTTTAGAGTTAACTAAATCATGAGGCATAATATCTTCTAGAGTACCTGATAAAGTAGTCATTTTGTCTCTAATAGCTTTTTGCATTTTAATAAGACCTGAATGCAATTCATTAGCAAGTAATTCACCAATAGCTCTAATTCTTCTGTTTCCTAAGTGATCTCTATCATCAATATGACCATGACCTGCTTTTACTTTAATTAAATATTGAACTGTTTTAATAACATCTTCGTATGTTAATACAGTAACGTATTCAGGAACATTAACACCCAGTTTATGGTTCATTTTCATTCTACCAACTCGTGTTAAATCATATCTTTCTGGATCAAAGAATAATTTTTTCAAGAAGTCTTTTGCAGCTTCTTTAGTAACAGGCTCACCTGGTCTCATTACTTTATAAATTCGAATAGCAGATAAGTCATTCTCATCTTCTATACCTTCAGTAATTTTAAGTAATTTTAAACTCTCAGAATCTGCTTTGAATGCATTAATAATAGAATTATCAACACCAGCAGCTAAATCATTTGCAATATCAAAATTAGTAAAACCTAAGTCTAATAATTTTTTTAATTTTAATTCATCTAAAGGAGATAAAGCATCGTATAATACTTCTCCAGATTCAGGATCAAAAATAGTAGAAGCATTATGTCTTTCCATTAATAATTCTAATGGGTACTCAACTAGGTCTAAACCACCCTCAACTAATGCTTTTGATTTTCTAGCAGTTAATCTTTTACCAGCAGCAATAACAACATTACCTTTTTCATCTTTAATATCGTATTCAATTCTACCTGTAAAATCTTCTGGATTAAATTTAGTTAAAAATTTATTATCTTGGATTTTAATATTAACAATTGGATAGAATAATTTGATAATATCTTCTTTTGAATATCCTAACGCTCTAAAAAGAATAGTAACAGGTACTTTTCTTCTTTTATTAATTCTTACATACAAAATATCTTTTGAATCGTATTCAAAGTATAACCATGAACCACGATCTGGAATAATTTGACCCGTATAGATTAATTTATTACCAGCAGTATTAGATTCTTCTTCTTTAAAAATAACACCTGGAGATCTGTGAAGTTGATTTACAACAACTCTTTCAACACCATTTACAATAAATGAAGTTCTGTCTGTCATTAAAGGAATTTCACGAACAAATAATTTTTGTTCTTTAATTTCTTTAACACCGATTTTTTCACCAGTATTTTCATCGATTTCCCATAGGGTTAATCGGATAATGATTTTTAAAGGAATTGAATATGTTAAACCTCTAACCATAGATTCTCTAACATTGTACTTAGGTTTTCCAACTTCAGATCCTAAATAATCTAAAGTAAGTCTACTTTGTGCATCATGAATAGGAAAAATAGATTTAAATACTTTTTCAATTCCTGCTAGGGTTCTGTCTTCATAACCAACCATAAGAAAATTGTCGTAAGAATTTTGTTGTAGTTGTAATAAGTTAGGTATCTCAATTTGTTGCGGATTTTTAGCAAAATCAACTCGAAGTCTATTACCAGATTTTAAAGAGTTTAGCATTGTTGGCCTTATTAAAATTTGATTTTTTTGCTTTATAGTATAAAGCACAAAAGCATCCCAAAAGGATAAGCTTAAAATTCATTTAAATTCTAAGCTTAGCCCTCAAGAGATGCTCGATTTACACGAGGCTAATGCCTCGTATAATAGTAAATGTTAAAATAATTATTTAACTTCTACTTTAGCTCCAGCTTCTTCTAAAGAAGTTTTTGCAGCTTCTGCATCTTCTTTAGAGATTCCTTCTTTAATTGTTGAAGGAATGTTTTCAGCAGCAGCTTTCGCTTCTTTTAATCCTAAACCAGTTAATGCTCTAATTGCTTTAATAACATTAATTTTTTTAGCACCAGTTTCAACGATAACTACGTCAAATTCAGTTTGTTCTTCAGCAGCTTCGCCACCAGCAGCAGCTCCACCAGCTACAACAGTAGGTTGTGCAGATACTCCAAATTTTTCTTCAAATTCTTTAACTAATTCAGATAATTCTAATACTGATAAGTTAGAGATATATTCTAATACGTCTTCTCTAGAAATTGCCATTTAAGGTCCTTTTATTTTTTTTATTTTTTTAACAGCTAGTAAACTATGCTGCTTCTTCTTCTTTTTTCTTCATTAAGTTGTCTAAACCAGTTACTAAACATCTAGCAGGTGCAGTCCAAACAGATAATAACATACCAAGAAGTTCATCTTTAGTTGCAAGTTTAGCGAATTGGTTAACAGTTGCAAGAGATGCAATTTTACCTTCGATGATACCTGATTTAATTTCAAACTTATCTTTCATTGTTGCTGCAAAAGTATCAGCTACTTTACAAGCAGTAACTTGATCTTCTGACCATACAAAAATGTTATTTCCATTTAATTCAATATCACCATAATCAGCATTTTTTACAGCAACTGTAACCAATGAGTTTTTAGCAACTTGAACAGTAGCACCAGCTTCTTTAGCTGCTGCTCTTAATGTTTCTAACTCTTTATGTGAAACACCATTGTACCCACAAACTACTACAGCTTGAGATCCTTTGAATTCACCAGTTAAAAAATCAATTATTTCGGATTTTCGTTGTTTGTTCATTAATAATTCCTCCCTTCAAAACATGAAACTTCAAAAGGTTTTACAAAGAATGGGAAGCATTCTTAACCTTTTTTCTCCAGTTTTATATCAGTGCTTTGTAACACTCAAAAATAAAGACCTTATCTTTACTATTGAATCTTAAAAAGAAAACTTAAATAAGAGTAAAACTCTTATTTAAGGTCCATTAATGCTAATGGCTCTAATTGAATCGATGGACTCATAGTTAAAGATACAACTGCTCTAGTATAAAATCTACCTTTTGCAGTTGAAGGTTTAGCTTTATTGATTGCAATTAAAAATGCTTCAATATTTTCTTTGATTGCTTCAGCAGAAAAAGATGCTTTTCCTACAGCTGCTTGCATATTCCCTTTTTTATCAACTCTATATGTAACTTGACCACCTTTAGCGTCAGAAACAGCTTTAGTTACGTCCATAGTTACAGTACCAACTTTAGGATTAGGCATTAAACCTTTTGGTCCTAAGATTCTTCCTACTTTTCCAACAATACCCATACAATCAGGAGTTGCAATTAATACATCAAAATCAATTTTACCCGCTTGAATATCAGCTGCTAATTCATCATTACCAACAATATCAGCACCTGCTGCTTTTGCTTCGTCCATTTTAGCACCTTTAGCAAAAACTGCAACTCTAACAGTTTTACCAGTACCATTTGGAAGAACAACTGCACCTCTGATCATTTGATCAGCATGTCTTGGATCTACATTTAAATTAAGTGAAACTTCAACACTTTCGTCAAACTTAGCAGATTTCAATTCTTTTAACATAGCTACTGCTTCTGTTAATTCGTATTGTTTACTTTCTACTTTTTCTACTAGTGCTTTAAATCTTTTTGAAACTTTTGCCATTTTTATCTCCGCAATATTTTATTTGTTATGAATGTAAAATTCATTTTGCTACCAGCGCTTTAAGTCAGCTGGTAAGACTATTGTTAAAGTAGAATTATTCTACTTCAACTCCCATAGATTTAGCAGAACCAGCTACAATTTTAGCAGCTTGTTCTACATCATTTGTATTTAAATCCGAAATTTTCATTTTAACGATTTCTAATACTTGTTCTTTTGTTAATTTAGCAATTTTATTTTTTGCTGGATTTTCAGAACCTTTTTTGATTCCTGCAACTTTTTTAATTAAATCAGTCATAGGTGGTTGTTTTAACTCAAATGTAAAACTTTTATCAGCATAAATAGTAATTACAACTGGGATTTTAAAACCTGCTTGTGATTTTGTTTTTTCATTGAATGCTTTACAGAATTCCATGATATTTACGCCTCTTTGACCTAATGCAGGTCCTACTGGTGGTGATGGGTTAGCAGCTCCAGCTGGTATTTGAAGTTTTAAAATTCCCGCTATTTTTTTTGCCATTGTGTTTCCTTTTAATTTTAAATGTATTTAAATATATTAATGATTAGTCATTAGGCAAGAAAACTATAGAAGAAGCTAAGTTTTTTTGCCTAATGACTAAGTATTCTCTTATACTACTCGTTCAACTTGAGTATAAGAGATTTCTACTGGTGTATTTCTTCCAAAAATAGAAACATTTAATTTAATGATTCCTGAACCTAAATCAAAGTCTTCTACTACTCCATTAAAGTTAGCAAATGGTCCTTCTTTAATTCGTAACATTTCACCCTCTTCAAAAGATACTTTTGGTCTGGCTGCTGCTCTGTTTTCTACCTTGTCTAAGATAGCTGCAACATCTTTATCTGTTAAAGGTGTAGGTCGTTTAGACTCACCAATAAATCGTCCAACTTTAGACATTGATTGAATTTTATGCCATAAAGCAGTATCAAGATCAATTTGTGCAAAAGCATATGCTGGATATAAAGGTTTTTCAACTATTGATTTAACTCCACGTCTTACTTCAATTAAATCTTCAGTGGGAACCAATACTTTTAGTATTTGATCATCTCCCATTTCTTTAGCAAGTGTTTCAAGTGCTCTTTTAACAGTAAGTTCACTTCCAGAGTGAGTTTGTATTGCGTACCATTGGTGTGCCATTTATTAATCCTTAGTTTATTATAGCTGATAAGCTTACTGACATGATTGCATCAATCAATGCTAAATACAATGAAATAACAGTTACAACAACAAAAACAGAAATAAATGCCGTTCTTACTTGTTCTTTAATAGGAAATATTACTTTTTGTATTTCATCTTTTGCATTTTTATAATAATTTTTAAGTTTACTCACAATCAACTCCAATAATTTTTAGCTTTTATAATTCTTTGAAAAGAAGTTATTAACTACTTTTAAAAAACTTATATCATCAAAAGAGAATTCTACATATCTGTTTTGGAAAGAGATTTTACTGAAATTTAGCTTATAGAAAGCTTATATAAAATAGTTTTTAAAATTAAAAGAGAATTGATATTTTGTATTAAGTGGCAGGTCAGGAGGGACTCGAACCCACAGCCATCGGATTTGGAATCCGGCGCTCTACCATTGGAGCTACTAACCTATTGTGTATATTTTAAGAAACTCAAAAAGAGTCAAAGTAAAGTCTTACGACTTTAATTTGATTTCTTTATGAAGTGTATGTTTTTTCAATCTAGGACTGTATTTTTTAAGAGTCATCTTCTCAGTGTGAGTTTTTGGGTTCTTAAAAGTAGTGTAGTTAATATCTCCACTCTCTTCACATTTTAGTCCGATTTTAATTGCTGATCCATTTCCCATGCTAATACCTACTTAGTTATTTCGGCAACAACACCAGCACCAACAGTACGTCCACCCTCACGGATAGCAAACTTAGTACCTTTTTCTAAAGCAACAGGAGAAACTAAAACAACATTCATTTCAATGTTATCTCCAGGCATAACCATTTCAACACCTTCTGCTAAAGTAACAGAACCAGTTACATCAGTAGTTCTGATGTAGAATTGTGGTCTATAACCAGAAAAGAAAGGAGTATGTCGTCCACCCTCTTCTTTAGAAAGAATATAGGCTTCACATCTGAATTCAGTATGAGGCGTAATTGAACCTGGCTTAATTAAAACTTGACCTCTTTGTACGTCTTCTTTTTTAACACCTCTTAAAAGAATACCACAATTGTCTCCAGCTTCTCCCTGATCCATTTCTTTACGGAACATTTCAACACCAGTTACAGTAGTAGTTTGAGTATCAACGATACCTACGATTTCAATTGTTTCACCAATTTTAACGATACCAGTTTCAATTCTACCAGTTACAACTGTTCCTCTTCCTGAGATAGAGAAAACATCTTCTACAGGCATTAAGAAATCTTTTTCAGTTTCTCTTTTTGGAGTTGGGATGTAAGTATCAACAGCATCCATTAATTCCATAATTTTAGCAGTCCAAGTATCTTCTTCACCTTTTTTTGCAGTTTCTAATGCTTGAAAAGCAGAACCAGCAATAATTGGAGTATCGTCACCTGGGAAGTCATACATAGATAATAACTCTCTGATTTCCATTTCAACTAATTCTAACATTTCTTCTTTATCTTCGTCGTCTAATTGATCTTCTTTGTTCATGAAAACAATGATGTAAGGAACACCAACTTGTTTAGATAATAAGATATGTTCTCTAGTTTGTGCCATAGGACCATCAGTCGCAGCAATAACTAAAATAGCACCATCCATTTGAGCAGCACCAGTAATCATATTCTTAACATAATCCGCATGGCCTGGACAATCTACGTGAGCGTAGTGTCTAGCTTCTGTTTCATATTCAATATGAGAAGTAGCAATAGTAATTCCTCTTTCTCTTTCTTCTGGTGCATTATCGATTTGATCGTAATCCATCATTTCTCCACCCAGTTTGTTAGTTAAAACTGCTGAGATAGCTGCTGTTAAAGTAGTTTTACCATGATCGACATGACCAATAGTACCAATGTTAACGTGTGGTTTGTTACGTTCGAATTTTTCTTTTGCCATAAAATTGCCTTTAAAGTTTTTATAACCCTCTGAGTAGATAAGCCCAATAGCTTCTCTATTCAGAGGGGATTTTATTGTATATTTATTTAGACATAAATATCAACAAGTTTTTTGTCGTGACATTATACATAAATAAACATAAAATTTGTATTATTTGAAAAATCAAAAAAAATATTTGATAAATTTCACTTCTTACAATGAATTAAGTGGAGCGGGAGACGAGACTCGAACTCGCGACAATCTGCTTGGAAGGCAGAGGCTCTAGCCAACTGAGCTACTCCCGCTTAACTTATAATGGTGGGGAGAGAAGGACTCGAACCTTCGAAGCCGTAGGCGAGGGATTTACAATCCCTTGGATTTGACCACTCTCCAACCTCCCCGGTTGAATAAAAAAAATCAAAGCAGACTATAAAGTTTGTTTTGATGTAAAAAATGGAGCTGATGATAGGAGTTGAACCTACGACCTGCTGATTACAAATCAGCTGCTCTAGCCAACTGAGCTACATCAGCGTCCAACAATTTAATGGTGGCGCGAGACAGAATCGAACTGTCGACACAAGGATTTTCAGTCCTTTGCTCTACCGACTGAGCTATCGAGCCATCTTAAATTGGATTGAAATTATATATATTTTTGATTAATTTAACCTTAAATTTCGGACAAATTCTTTAAATATATTTCCTCTTTGCGCATAAGATGTAAATTGATCCAACGATGAAGCAGCAGGAGAGAGGATTCCAACCGATTCTAAATCCAGTTTTGAATCAATTTTTTCCAATGTTTTGATATAATTTCCTTCATAAAAATACATAAAAGAATATTCTTTGCATAAAGTAATCAAACGCTTGAAATTACTTCCTATGATAAATATTTCAATATTAAAGTCTTGTAAAAAATCAAATAAAGGTCTTAAATTTGCACCTTTATCATCTCCACCTAAAATTAAATATATTTTTTTACCCTTATAAGAGCCCAAACCGCTCATTGTAGCGTCAATATTTGTACCCTTAGTATCATTCACCCATAAACGGTTTTTTTCATCTCTAAGCTCTTCTAATTTGTGTTCATCGATTACAAAGGTATTTATTTTTTTATAATCTTTTTCATCAAATAGAATTATTTTACATGCCATGGCTAAAAGTGCATCTAATAAAAAAGGCTCTTTAAAATCTACCTCGTTTTTAATGATTCCAAATTCATCACAAAGATCTTGCGCATTTTGATAAGTAATCTTACAGGCTTTGCTTGGATAATCTTTATAAACTTCAGGAATAATTGCTATTTCGCCTTCAAGCATAGAATCAAGAGGTTTTAGTTTGGCTTTAATATATTCATCATAAGAACCATGCCAAGAAATATGATCTTCTGAAATAGGCAAGAGGATATATAAATTGGGTTTGGCTTTATTGGTATAATGCAAGGTAAAAGAAGAGGTTTCAAGAATCCATATATTTTTTTTCTCATCAAGTGAACACAAAGGAACACCAATATTTCCTCCGTATACAGAACCTTTATCTTCTAATAAATGCTGCAACATTTGAGTAGTAGTTGTTTTACCATTCGTTCCAGATATCCAAATACTATAAGGCATAACAGAAGAGAATAAGTCATAATCACTTTGAATATTATTACAGTCTTTTAACATTTTGTTATAAGGTGGGATTCCAGGACTTACCACTGTAATATCTTGTGATTTTTTGTCATAGGATGAAAAATCACTTTCATCGTATAAGATTACATTGTCAAACTTCTTTTTGATAGCTTGGGCAGTTATTCCTTTACCCAAGACTCTTATTGTTTTATTTTCCATTTATCGTATTTTCAAACTCATCAAAGCAAAAAGATTAGCCATAAATGAGATTATCCAAAAACGTACAATGATTTTATTTTCTTTCCAGCCTTTTTCTTCAAAATGATGATGAATGGGTGCCATTAAAAAAACACGCTTTTGTCTTAATTTAAAAGAACCAACCTGCAAAATCACAGATACCGTTTCAATAACAAATATAAAACCAATAAGTATTAACAGAATTTCACTCTTACAAGCAATTGCCATATAGCCCATAAATGCACCAATAGGTAAAGAACCCGAATCCCCCATAAATACTTGAGCAGGATGGGAGTTATACCATAAAAAAGCGATTAAGGAGCCTATAAAAGCAGCGCCTAAAATAGTAAGTTCTCCAATAATTTGAATGTTTGGCAATAATAAATACGAAGAAATAATAGAATGACCTGTAATATATACAATGGCGGATAAAGTAAAAAAAGCCATAACAGAAGGTACTGTTGCAAGGCCATCTAAACCATCGGTTAAATTAACTGCATTAGACGTTCCTATCATTACAAAAATCCAAAA
The genomic region above belongs to Campylobacteraceae bacterium and contains:
- the tuf gene encoding elongation factor Tu, which gives rise to MAKEKFERNKPHVNIGTIGHVDHGKTTLTAAISAVLTNKLGGEMMDYDQIDNAPEERERGITIATSHIEYETEARHYAHVDCPGHADYVKNMITGAAQMDGAILVIAATDGPMAQTREHILLSKQVGVPYIIVFMNKEDQLDDEDKEEMLELVEMEIRELLSMYDFPGDDTPIIAGSAFQALETAKKGEEDTWTAKIMELMDAVDTYIPTPKRETEKDFLMPVEDVFSISGRGTVVTGRIETGIVKIGETIEIVGIVDTQTTTVTGVEMFRKEMDQGEAGDNCGILLRGVKKEDVQRGQVLIKPGSITPHTEFRCEAYILSKEEGGRHTPFFSGYRPQFYIRTTDVTGSVTLAEGVEMVMPGDNIEMNVVLVSPVALEKGTKFAIREGGRTVGAGVVAEITK
- a CDS encoding UDP-N-acetylmuramoyl-L-alanine--D-glutamate ligase codes for the protein MENKTIRVLGKGITAQAIKKKFDNVILYDESDFSSYDKKSQDITVVSPGIPPYNKMLKDCNNIQSDYDLFSSVMPYSIWISGTNGKTTTTQMLQHLLEDKGSVYGGNIGVPLCSLDEKKNIWILETSSFTLHYTNKAKPNLYILLPISEDHISWHGSYDEYIKAKLKPLDSMLEGEIAIIPEVYKDYPSKACKITYQNAQDLCDEFGIIKNEVDFKEPFLLDALLAMACKIILFDEKDYKKINTFVIDEHKLEELRDEKNRLWVNDTKGTNIDATMSGLGSYKGKKIYLILGGDDKGANLRPLFDFLQDFNIEIFIIGSNFKRLITLCKEYSFMYFYEGNYIKTLEKIDSKLDLESVGILSPAASSLDQFTSYAQRGNIFKEFVRNLRLN
- a CDS encoding phospho-N-acetylmuramoyl-pentapeptide-transferase, yielding MFYWFYRHMDVNIFQYITVRAGIAFFIAFFLTLFLMPKFIKWAKERSSGQPIYELAPQNHQTKVGTPTMGGVVFIFSMLVATLLTAKLNNFYVFGGLLTIVLFSFIGIKDDLAKLMHKSNSAGLSSRKKLILQFLAALVVVVVFLSYDHSTQLYTPFYKLPMFDMGYFSIAFWIFVMIGTSNAVNLTDGLDGLATVPSVMAFFTLSAIVYITGHSIISSYLLLPNIQIIGELTILGAAFIGSLIAFLWYNSHPAQVFMGDSGSLPIGAFMGYMAIACKSEILLILIGFIFVIETVSVILQVGSFKLRQKRVFLMAPIHHHFEEKGWKENKIIVRFWIISFMANLFALMSLKIR